In Ursus arctos isolate Adak ecotype North America unplaced genomic scaffold, UrsArc2.0 scaffold_3, whole genome shotgun sequence, one DNA window encodes the following:
- the LOC113266334 gene encoding cytochrome c oxidase subunit 7C, mitochondrial-like, which translates to MLGQSIRRFTTSVVRRSHYEEGPGKNLPFSVENKRRLLLMMTLYFGSGFAAPFFIVRHQLLKK; encoded by the coding sequence ATGTTGGGACAGAGCATCCGGAGGTTCACAACCTCTGTGGTGCGTAGGAGCCACTATGAGGAGGGCCCAGGGAAGAATTTGCCATTTTCAGTGGAAAACAAGCGGCGGCTACTACTTATGATGACTTTGTACTTTGGATCTGGATTTGCTGCACCTTTTTTTATAGTAAGACACCAACTGCTTAAGAAATAA